From one Bombyx mori chromosome 5, ASM3026992v2 genomic stretch:
- the LOC101747008 gene encoding circumsporozoite protein isoform X2 has protein sequence MMWRAGIVVIVYITVALQQSFADSKDGVENGLLLQRLKRSTYGKCDPQPPSPPLHLRPQPPPPPPHAPPPPPPRIPPPPQPRRERNQQLPSSGCSTCSRSDSSAISNAKSGSGDAIAVAIAKASG, from the exons ATGATGTGGCGAGCTGGTATTGTTGTGATCGTTTACATTACTGTTGCATTACAACAATCGTTTGCAG ATTCTAAAGATGGAGTTGAAAACGGACTACTTCTACAGCGACTGAAACGTTCCACTTATGGTAAATGTGATCCTCAACCGCCTTCACCTCCCCTTCATCTTCGTCCACAGCCTCCTCCGCCACCCCCACATGCCCCGCCCCCTCCACCTCCACGAATCCCACCACCACCCCAGCCAAGGCGGGAACGTAACCAACAGCTTCCAAGCAGCGGATGCAGTACTTGCAGCCGAAGCGACAGCTCAGCCATCAGCAATGCGAAAAGTGGGTCTGGTGATGCCATAGCTGTTGCCATAGCTAAGGCTAGTGGTTAA
- the LOC101747008 gene encoding uncharacterized protein LOC101747008 isoform X1, which translates to MWRSVVLVFYCALLFELCAAEEKHSKDGVENGLLLQRLKRSTYGKCDPQPPSPPLHLRPQPPPPPPHAPPPPPPRIPPPPQPRRERNQQLPSSGCSTCSRSDSSAISNAKSGSGDAIAVAIAKASG; encoded by the exons ATGTGGCGTTCAGTTGTTTTAGTGTTTTATTGCGCTTTACTATTCGAACTCTGCGCGGCCGAGGAAAAAC ATTCTAAAGATGGAGTTGAAAACGGACTACTTCTACAGCGACTGAAACGTTCCACTTATGGTAAATGTGATCCTCAACCGCCTTCACCTCCCCTTCATCTTCGTCCACAGCCTCCTCCGCCACCCCCACATGCCCCGCCCCCTCCACCTCCACGAATCCCACCACCACCCCAGCCAAGGCGGGAACGTAACCAACAGCTTCCAAGCAGCGGATGCAGTACTTGCAGCCGAAGCGACAGCTCAGCCATCAGCAATGCGAAAAGTGGGTCTGGTGATGCCATAGCTGTTGCCATAGCTAAGGCTAGTGGTTAA